The following proteins are co-located in the Hydrogenophaga sp. RAC07 genome:
- a CDS encoding 3,4-dehydroadipyl-CoA semialdehyde dehydrogenase: MTTTSLLPNHLGGQWVTGTGAGTPLFDPVLGTELARVSSAGLDLAAGFDFAREQGGAALRALSYAERAGLLGAIVKVLQANRDAYYEIATANCGTTTKDSAVDIDGGIFTLGYYAKQGEALGDAHALLDGERIRMGKDPVFQTQHILSPTRGVALFINAFNFPSWGLWEKAAPALLSGVPVIVKPATATAWLTQRMVKDVIDAGILPPGALSVVCGSSAGLMDQLQPFDVVSFTGSAETARIIRSHPAVASASVRCNIEADSLNSALLDPGATPDSEAFGLLVSEVVREMTVKSGQKCTAIRRVFVPRALYDAVARAIGAKLVKTSVGNPRNESVRMGSLVSQEQKAGVIEGIARLRTEAEVLFDGGSAAWVDADASSACVAPVLLGSREPSKAKVLHEVEVFGPVATLMAYDRIEEAYELIRRGEGSLVCSVYSADPAFIAAAALELGSAHGRVHAISPDVAASQSGHGNVMPMSLHGGPGRAGGGEELGGLRALGFYHRRSAVQASSAALDVLAASAVALKY, encoded by the coding sequence ATGACCACCACTTCCCTGCTCCCCAACCACCTCGGCGGCCAATGGGTCACCGGCACCGGCGCGGGGACACCGCTTTTCGACCCGGTGCTCGGCACCGAACTGGCGCGCGTGAGCAGCGCTGGTCTGGACCTGGCCGCCGGGTTTGACTTTGCCCGCGAACAGGGCGGCGCCGCCTTGCGGGCCCTGAGCTACGCTGAGCGCGCCGGTCTGCTGGGCGCCATCGTCAAGGTGCTGCAAGCCAACCGCGACGCCTACTACGAGATCGCGACGGCCAACTGCGGCACCACCACCAAGGACTCGGCGGTGGACATCGACGGCGGCATCTTCACCCTGGGCTATTACGCCAAGCAGGGCGAGGCTTTGGGCGATGCGCATGCGCTGCTCGATGGCGAACGCATCCGCATGGGCAAGGACCCGGTGTTCCAGACCCAGCACATCCTGAGCCCCACGCGCGGTGTGGCGCTGTTCATCAACGCCTTCAACTTCCCGAGCTGGGGCCTGTGGGAGAAGGCAGCACCCGCGCTGCTCTCGGGCGTGCCGGTGATCGTCAAACCCGCCACCGCCACCGCCTGGCTCACGCAGCGCATGGTCAAGGACGTGATCGACGCGGGCATCCTGCCGCCCGGCGCGCTCTCGGTGGTCTGCGGTTCGTCCGCCGGCCTGATGGACCAGCTGCAGCCCTTCGACGTGGTCTCCTTCACCGGCTCTGCCGAAACGGCACGCATCATCCGCAGCCACCCGGCCGTGGCCTCCGCTTCAGTGCGCTGCAACATCGAAGCCGACAGCCTCAACAGTGCCCTGCTCGACCCAGGCGCCACCCCCGACAGCGAAGCTTTCGGCCTGCTGGTGAGCGAGGTCGTGCGCGAGATGACGGTGAAGAGCGGCCAGAAGTGCACCGCCATCCGCCGCGTGTTCGTGCCGCGCGCGCTGTACGACGCAGTGGCCCGGGCGATCGGCGCCAAGCTCGTCAAAACCAGCGTGGGCAACCCGCGCAACGAGTCCGTGCGCATGGGCTCGCTGGTGAGCCAGGAGCAGAAAGCCGGGGTGATCGAAGGCATCGCCCGACTGCGCACCGAGGCCGAGGTGCTGTTCGACGGCGGCAGCGCCGCATGGGTGGACGCCGACGCCTCCTCCGCCTGCGTGGCGCCGGTGCTGCTGGGCTCGCGCGAACCCTCCAAGGCAAAAGTGCTGCACGAGGTGGAAGTGTTCGGCCCGGTGGCCACGCTCATGGCGTATGACCGCATTGAAGAGGCCTACGAGCTGATCCGCCGCGGCGAAGGTTCGCTGGTGTGTTCGGTCTACAGCGCCGATCCGGCCTTCATCGCCGCGGCCGCGCTCGAACTCGGTTCGGCCCACGGCCGCGTGCACGCCATCTCGCCCGACGTGGCGGCCAGCCAGAGCGGCCACGGCAACGTGATGCCCATGTCGCTGCACGGCGGCCCGGGCCGCGCGGGCGGCGGCGAAGAACTCGGCGGCCTGCGCGCGCTGGGCTTCTACCACCGCCGCAGCGCGGTGCAGGCCAGCAGCGCCGCGCTGGACGTGCTCGCCGCCTCGGCGGTAGCCTTGAAATACTGA
- a CDS encoding GNAT family N-acetyltransferase: protein MTRSHLSTAMHWAAREGWNPGLHDGDALHGLDPEGFLMGWLGDGPVASISCVRYSPHYAFLGFYIVDPLLRGHGLGKAIWGASLEHVRGCVVGLDGVVTQQHNYRGAGFELAWYNVRYQGAGRSAAAATVPHVVPLSDIRFEALAAYERAFHPEPRLAFLRAWVQMPQSHALGWWQDGELRGYGVIRACVDGHKLAPLCADTPAIAEALFEALCARVPATDKVFMDVPDCNAAATQLALRQGMQATFPTARMYRGPAPQLAFSRLYGLTSLEVG from the coding sequence ATGACCCGCAGCCACCTTTCCACTGCCATGCACTGGGCCGCCCGCGAGGGCTGGAACCCGGGCCTGCACGACGGAGATGCCCTGCACGGCCTCGATCCCGAGGGGTTTTTGATGGGGTGGCTGGGTGATGGACCGGTGGCGTCCATCTCGTGCGTTCGGTACAGCCCGCACTACGCCTTCCTGGGCTTCTACATCGTGGATCCGCTGCTGCGTGGACACGGGTTGGGCAAAGCCATCTGGGGTGCTTCGCTGGAGCATGTGCGCGGCTGCGTCGTAGGGCTGGATGGCGTGGTGACGCAGCAGCACAACTACCGCGGTGCCGGCTTTGAACTCGCCTGGTACAACGTGCGCTACCAAGGCGCGGGTCGTTCGGCGGCAGCTGCGACCGTTCCGCACGTGGTGCCGCTGTCGGACATTCGATTTGAAGCGCTGGCCGCTTACGAGCGGGCCTTTCATCCCGAGCCGCGCCTGGCGTTTCTGCGGGCCTGGGTGCAGATGCCGCAGAGCCATGCACTCGGGTGGTGGCAAGACGGTGAGCTCAGGGGTTACGGCGTCATCCGGGCCTGTGTGGATGGCCACAAGCTGGCCCCGTTGTGCGCCGACACGCCCGCCATTGCCGAGGCCCTGTTCGAGGCGCTGTGCGCCCGGGTGCCCGCCACGGACAAGGTTTTCATGGATGTGCCCGATTGCAACGCCGCGGCCACCCAGCTGGCGTTGCGCCAGGGCATGCAGGCCACCTTTCCGACCGCCCGCATGTACCGCGGTCCGGCGCCGCAACTGGCGTTCTCGCGCCTGTACGGCCTGACCAGCCTGGAAGTCGGCTGA
- a CDS encoding benzoate-CoA ligase family protein: MTTTAPPERFNFARHLLALNTGRAAKTALIDDQGTLSYGELADQVQRFAGALSALGLRREERVLLLMHDCSDWVVAFLGALHAGVVPVAVNTLLTAQDYAYMLTNSRAQAAIVSAALLPTLQTALDLQPTEVRHLVVSRATEPLPPGAHDFAAIVAGSQPTAAADTHGDEPAFWLFSSGSTGAPKGTVHTQANLYWTAELYGKAVLGLRESDVVFSAAKLFFAYGLGNALSFPLSVGASVVLMAERPTPQACFKRFTQDRPTVFYGAPTGYGGMLASPDLPRKSDVALRLCSSAGEALPQDIGQRWTDHFGVEIIDGIGSTEMLHVFLSNRPGDVRYGTTGKPVPGYEIELRGEDGQPVPDGEIGDLYIKGPSAALMYWNNRAKTRDTFQGGWTKAGDKYTRDAEGYCTYAGRNDDMLKVSGIYVSPFEVEATLVQHPAVLEAAVIGKTDADGLTKTKAFVVLKNGVQATEAELQAFVKEKLAPYKYPRFIEFLPELPKTATGKIQRFRLREREAPEA; the protein is encoded by the coding sequence ATGACGACCACCGCCCCACCCGAGCGCTTCAACTTCGCGCGCCACCTGCTCGCGCTCAACACCGGGCGCGCGGCGAAGACCGCCCTGATCGACGACCAGGGCACGCTGAGCTACGGCGAACTCGCCGACCAGGTGCAGCGCTTTGCTGGTGCGCTCAGCGCGCTGGGCCTGCGCCGCGAAGAGCGCGTGCTGCTGCTCATGCACGACTGCAGCGACTGGGTGGTGGCCTTCCTCGGCGCGCTGCACGCCGGCGTGGTGCCGGTGGCGGTGAACACCCTGCTGACCGCGCAGGACTACGCCTACATGCTGACCAACAGCCGCGCACAGGCGGCCATCGTGTCGGCCGCTCTGCTGCCCACCCTGCAGACCGCGCTGGATCTGCAACCCACGGAGGTGAGGCACCTGGTCGTCTCGCGCGCCACCGAGCCCCTGCCCCCAGGTGCGCACGATTTCGCTGCGATCGTTGCAGGCAGTCAACCCACCGCAGCGGCCGACACGCACGGCGACGAACCCGCCTTCTGGCTGTTTTCCAGCGGCTCCACCGGTGCACCCAAAGGCACGGTGCACACCCAGGCCAACCTGTACTGGACGGCCGAGCTCTACGGCAAGGCCGTGCTGGGCTTGCGCGAGAGCGACGTGGTGTTTTCCGCCGCCAAGCTGTTCTTTGCCTACGGCCTGGGCAACGCCCTGAGCTTCCCGCTGAGCGTGGGCGCCAGCGTGGTGCTGATGGCCGAGCGGCCCACGCCACAGGCCTGTTTCAAACGTTTCACACAAGACAGGCCCACGGTTTTCTACGGCGCGCCCACCGGCTACGGCGGCATGCTCGCCAGCCCCGACCTGCCCAGGAAAAGCGACGTGGCGCTGCGCCTGTGTTCGTCGGCCGGTGAAGCGCTGCCGCAAGACATTGGCCAGCGCTGGACCGACCATTTCGGCGTGGAAATCATCGACGGCATCGGCTCCACCGAGATGCTGCACGTGTTCCTCTCCAACCGCCCGGGCGACGTGCGCTACGGCACCACCGGCAAGCCGGTGCCGGGCTACGAGATCGAGCTGCGCGGCGAGGACGGCCAGCCCGTGCCCGACGGCGAGATCGGTGACCTCTACATCAAGGGCCCGAGCGCCGCGCTGATGTACTGGAACAACCGCGCCAAGACCCGCGACACCTTCCAGGGCGGCTGGACCAAGGCCGGTGACAAGTACACGCGGGATGCCGAGGGCTACTGCACCTACGCCGGGCGCAACGACGACATGCTCAAGGTCAGCGGCATCTACGTGAGCCCGTTCGAGGTGGAAGCCACGCTGGTGCAGCACCCCGCGGTGCTGGAGGCTGCCGTCATTGGCAAGACGGACGCCGACGGTCTGACCAAGACCAAGGCTTTCGTGGTGCTCAAGAATGGCGTGCAGGCCACCGAAGCCGAGCTGCAAGCCTTCGTGAAGGAAAAGCTCGCTCCCTACAAGTACCCGCGCTTCATCGAGTTCCTGCCCGAGCTGCCCAAAACCGCCACCGGCAAGATCCAGCGTTTCCGGCTGCGCGAACGGGAAGCCCCCGAGGCCTGA
- a CDS encoding helix-turn-helix transcriptional regulator, translated as MAAARPADLAPVDEEARNPFLVALGERVRTLRSRRGMTRKAVAVAADVSERHLANLEYGTGNASILVLLQVAQALHCSLAELLGDVSTSSPEWLLIRELLEGRGEADLRRVRVAIGGLLGGGAAPGGDPGRSSRIALIGLRGAGKSTLGQRLADDLGFAFIELSREIEKFAGCSINEIHSLYGTPAYRRYERRALEEAIQIYPEVVIATPGGLVSDAANFNLLLSHCTTVWLQADPADHMGRVAAQGDMRPMAASREAMEDLKRILAGRSAFYSKADMSFNTSAYSLDDAFQALRSQVREQLGLVTKHA; from the coding sequence ATGGCCGCCGCACGGCCCGCTGACCTCGCTCCCGTGGACGAGGAAGCTCGAAACCCCTTTCTCGTGGCGCTCGGCGAGCGCGTGCGCACCCTGCGCTCGCGCCGCGGCATGACGCGCAAGGCCGTGGCCGTGGCGGCCGACGTGTCCGAACGGCATCTGGCCAACCTCGAATACGGCACCGGCAACGCTTCCATATTGGTGCTCTTGCAAGTGGCGCAGGCGCTGCATTGTTCGCTCGCCGAATTGCTGGGTGATGTGAGCACGAGCTCACCCGAATGGCTGTTGATCCGTGAGCTGCTGGAAGGCCGGGGCGAGGCCGATTTGCGGCGCGTGCGCGTGGCCATCGGCGGGCTGCTGGGCGGCGGTGCGGCGCCCGGTGGCGACCCCGGCCGCAGCTCGCGCATCGCCCTGATCGGCCTGCGCGGCGCGGGCAAATCCACGCTGGGCCAGCGCCTGGCCGACGACCTCGGATTTGCGTTCATCGAGCTCAGCCGCGAGATCGAGAAGTTCGCCGGCTGCAGCATCAACGAAATCCATTCGCTCTACGGTACCCCGGCCTACCGCCGCTACGAGCGCCGTGCGCTCGAAGAGGCGATCCAGATCTACCCCGAGGTGGTCATCGCCACGCCGGGCGGACTGGTGTCCGACGCCGCCAATTTCAACCTCCTGCTCTCCCACTGCACCACGGTGTGGCTGCAGGCCGACCCGGCCGACCACATGGGACGCGTGGCCGCGCAGGGCGACATGCGTCCCATGGCGGCCAGCCGCGAAGCCATGGAGGATTTGAAGCGCATCCTGGCCGGGCGCTCGGCCTTCTATTCCAAAGCCGACATGAGCTTCAACACCAGCGCCTACAGCCTGGACGATGCCTTCCAAGCGCTGCGAAGCCAGGTTCGTGAGCAGTTGGGCCTGGTTACAAAACATGCATAA